The DNA segment TTTCTTCCTCTGCGTGATAACGACCAACAACAGTTAATTGTTTATCTGAATGATCTTTGAAATATTGTACCGCTTTAGCTATATTTTGATCTAGATCAGCCATATAAGGTTGAATTGGCTCAGCCGAATTACTAGCAAAATCAAATCCATTTGTTGATTGGAAATTTAAACCTTCACCAACAATAGAGAAACCTGAATTTGTTGCTTTTGGAACTTCAACAACTGTTGGTTCTTCTACTTTCGGTTCTACCACAGGTAAAGGACGATCTACTATATCTAAGTTGATCATACCTAAATATTGTTTATCTTTATTTGCAATTGCTTCTGGATAAACTTTACTCTCAGTGATAATTTGATCAGTATTTACACCTAATTTAGTTAACTGTGCTTTAATTTTGTCAGCACGAGCTAAACCAAGATCTGTAAATCCAGTATTATTTTTTTCATCAGAATGATAGCGACCAATAACAGTTAACTGTTTATTTGAATTATCTTTTAAATATTGTACTGTTTTAGAGATATTATCATCTAAATCAGTTGCATAAGGTTGAAGTGGTTCTGCTGAATCAACTGCAAAATCAAAGCCGTGTTTACCTTTTAGGTTAACATTATCCGATACTACAGCAAATCCTGTATTTGTTGGAATAATTTCTTTAGTGACACTCTTATTATCTACAGCAATAGAGGGAGGGACATTTCCTGTCACAGTACTCGCTACCACATTTTTGCTATCTATAGTTGTTTT comes from the Pasteurella atlantica genome and includes:
- a CDS encoding OmpA family protein — translated: MKKSNKKYLILLPILWIIGCIFQYFFCCEKTTIDSKNVVASTVTGNVPPSIAVDNKSVTKEIIPTNTGFAVVSDNVNLKGKHGFDFAVDSAEPLQPYATDLDDNISKTVQYLKDNSNKQLTVIGRYHSDEKNNTGFTDLGLARADKIKAQLTKLGVNTDQIITESKVYPEAIANKDKQYLGMINLDIVDRPLPVVEPKVEEPTVVEVPKATNSGFSIVGEGLNFQSTNGFDFASNSAEPIQPYMADLDQNIAKAVQYFKDHSDKQLTVVGRYHAEEENSTPFPNLGLARAQRVKDQLISLGTNSQQIITEGKLDTKAVANEKNQYLGMIDFSVKTLDNEAVNVRHQKMDTLLSNLNANPLTLYFKTGSAHIQLSTTQKERLVQIISYLDYNPSAKAVITGHTDNTGSRNTNITIAKKRAKFVADYFANNGLNNSQFIIASKGSDMPIADNSTSEGRAKNRRVTITIDKNPK